The Sphingosinicella humi genome has a window encoding:
- a CDS encoding lipopolysaccharide biosynthesis protein: protein MTTDRKSEEDQGPGLEERVRGAVLWRSGSQVVAQIVAWASTFLVIRLLEPSDYGLFAMSQVVLVFLNLMNGHGFASALVQSESIDGRRIAQAFGMLLLLNGALALVQLLTAPLVAAYFRQPALVDMLRVQALLYAATPFIALPSALLSREIDFRRQAKVNLVSAFLAAATALGCALWGFGVWSLVAAPIVLFWSRAIGLTLMTRWLVWPSFRFADAGGMLGYGGALVLVQFFWFLQSQADVFIAGRRLGTHELGLYTTALFLTQILAAKFVPPLNEVAFAAYSRIQADRGRMALAFVRATRLIMLIALPFYLGLAVTAEPLVLTMLGPKWVETIAIVPILALAMPFLTLQILFAPATNATGQARIAIRTGAAGAVLLPLAFLIGVRFGILGLAYGWLVGMILLTAVTAMLSRAAISLDLGAVARAVKPGLLASTAMAALILSLDSLLPPMPPQPRLALLVFTGVAVYAGLLLAFARPLVLELIGMIRSRSPAAATA from the coding sequence GTGACGACAGATCGGAAATCCGAGGAAGATCAGGGGCCTGGCCTGGAAGAGCGGGTGCGGGGGGCGGTCCTTTGGAGGTCCGGCAGCCAGGTCGTCGCGCAGATCGTCGCCTGGGCCTCGACCTTCCTCGTCATCCGCCTGCTCGAGCCGTCCGATTACGGCCTGTTCGCGATGAGCCAGGTCGTGCTGGTCTTCCTCAATCTCATGAATGGCCATGGATTCGCCAGCGCGCTGGTGCAGAGCGAATCGATCGACGGGCGCCGAATCGCCCAGGCGTTCGGAATGCTGCTGCTGCTGAACGGGGCGCTCGCGCTCGTGCAGCTGCTGACCGCGCCGTTGGTGGCCGCCTATTTCCGGCAGCCGGCGCTGGTCGACATGCTGCGCGTTCAGGCTTTGCTCTACGCGGCGACGCCCTTCATCGCGCTGCCGAGCGCGCTCCTCAGCCGCGAGATCGACTTCAGGCGGCAGGCCAAGGTCAACCTGGTCTCCGCCTTTCTCGCCGCGGCGACCGCGCTCGGCTGCGCCCTTTGGGGATTCGGAGTCTGGTCGCTGGTGGCGGCGCCGATCGTCCTCTTCTGGAGCCGCGCCATCGGCCTCACCTTGATGACGCGCTGGCTGGTCTGGCCGAGTTTCCGATTCGCCGATGCCGGCGGAATGCTCGGCTATGGCGGCGCCCTGGTCCTGGTCCAGTTCTTCTGGTTCCTGCAAAGCCAGGCGGACGTCTTCATCGCCGGGCGTCGGCTCGGCACCCACGAGCTCGGCCTCTACACGACCGCCCTTTTCCTGACCCAGATTCTGGCCGCGAAGTTCGTGCCGCCGCTCAACGAGGTCGCCTTCGCCGCCTATTCGCGGATCCAGGCGGATCGCGGGCGGATGGCGCTCGCCTTCGTGCGCGCGACGCGGCTGATCATGCTGATCGCGCTGCCCTTCTACCTTGGCCTCGCGGTCACGGCGGAGCCGCTCGTCCTCACCATGCTCGGCCCGAAATGGGTCGAGACGATCGCCATCGTCCCGATTCTCGCCCTCGCCATGCCCTTCCTGACGCTGCAGATCCTGTTCGCGCCCGCGACCAACGCGACCGGGCAGGCACGAATCGCGATTCGGACCGGCGCGGCCGGCGCTGTGCTCCTGCCGCTGGCCTTCCTGATCGGGGTCCGATTCGGAATCCTCGGCCTCGCCTATGGCTGGCTGGTCGGCATGATCCTGCTGACGGCGGTGACGGCGATGCTTTCGAGGGCGGCGATCTCGCTGGACCTCGGCGCTGTCGCGCGGGCGGTGAAGCCGGGCCTCCTCGCCTCGACGGCAATGGCCGCCTTGATCCTGTCGCTCGATTCGCTGCTGCCGCCAATGCCGCCGCAGCCGCGTCTCGCCCTGCTCGTCTTCACCGGGGTCGCCGTCTATGCCGGGCTGCTCCTCGCCTTCGCCCGGCCGCTGGTGCTGGAACTCATCGGAATGATTCGGAGCCGGAGCCCGGCAGCGGCTACTGCCTAA
- a CDS encoding sulfatase-like hydrolase/transferase, producing MRFPLKELLIILYLAAGYAAIGERIASLGVSAGLVLYAGLFGLMTLSLLLAAYVQGTPLRLAYALILAASSLFLDSTERIMGEHLTYDAFINLLNSIGFAGDALDQHGGSILWSVPPALLLFAGVALKPRWRPPLPRLAFAAAPVAAVTLLSVILFVRGGEGARGLPTAFAPLSYSSLNIYENLTGEMGSRQAVSLEPSQLEAPRDIILIIDESVGANYLDIGNPRGVRSGLAERRPGIDIHNYGYAAAITNCSVGTNVTLRYGGTRADYQRINATLPSIWEYAREAGFRTVYIDAQRTGGELQNLMDEEERRSIDSFVQFGDVAVVDRDMAAADALAALTRNRHADFVIVNKVGAHFPIHDKYPDGFLRHRPTLPRGRHENVADTGSRAGFGGTAEDWRRYRNAYRNTLLWNVGAFFDRLFGAADLSNATLVYTSDHGQDLHERGNAGLDTHCGARPVPEEGLVPLVVIEGAALETLDWQANFAANRNHVSHYQIFPTLLALMGYKPADVAAIYGESLIPRSDDPFTFNILFNARLGREPVWQPIDLGRIALPPAGDSRSFARNASLNPSAAALAGDSHRARRR from the coding sequence ATCGCCTCGCTCGGCGTCTCTGCCGGCCTCGTTCTTTATGCGGGGCTGTTCGGCCTGATGACGCTGAGCCTCCTGCTCGCCGCCTATGTTCAAGGCACTCCGCTCCGCCTCGCTTATGCGCTGATCCTTGCCGCCTCGTCGCTGTTCCTCGATTCGACCGAGCGGATCATGGGCGAGCACCTCACCTATGACGCCTTCATCAATCTCCTGAACTCGATCGGATTCGCTGGCGATGCGCTCGACCAGCATGGCGGCTCGATCCTCTGGTCGGTGCCACCGGCCCTGCTGCTGTTCGCCGGCGTGGCGCTGAAGCCGCGCTGGCGGCCGCCGCTGCCCCGCCTTGCCTTCGCGGCGGCGCCGGTGGCCGCCGTGACGCTGCTGTCCGTCATCCTCTTCGTGCGCGGCGGCGAAGGCGCGCGCGGCCTTCCAACCGCCTTCGCGCCGCTCAGCTATTCCAGCCTCAACATCTACGAGAATCTTACGGGCGAGATGGGGTCGCGGCAGGCCGTAAGTCTCGAGCCTTCTCAGTTGGAGGCGCCGCGCGACATCATCCTCATCATCGATGAAAGCGTCGGTGCCAATTATCTCGACATCGGCAATCCGCGCGGCGTCCGCTCGGGCCTGGCCGAACGCCGCCCGGGCATCGACATCCACAATTACGGCTATGCCGCAGCGATCACCAATTGCAGCGTCGGCACCAACGTTACGCTCCGTTACGGCGGAACGCGGGCGGATTATCAGCGCATTAACGCGACCCTGCCGTCGATCTGGGAGTATGCGCGCGAGGCCGGCTTTCGCACCGTCTATATCGACGCGCAGCGCACCGGCGGCGAACTCCAGAATCTGATGGACGAGGAGGAGCGGCGCTCCATCGATTCCTTCGTCCAGTTCGGCGACGTCGCGGTGGTGGACCGCGACATGGCGGCGGCCGACGCGCTGGCGGCGCTAACCCGCAACCGCCATGCCGATTTCGTCATCGTCAACAAGGTCGGCGCGCACTTCCCGATCCATGACAAATATCCTGACGGCTTCCTGCGACACCGCCCGACCCTACCGCGCGGGCGGCACGAAAATGTCGCCGACACCGGCAGCCGCGCTGGTTTTGGCGGCACGGCCGAGGACTGGCGGCGCTACCGCAACGCCTATCGCAACACTCTGCTGTGGAACGTCGGCGCCTTCTTCGACCGGCTGTTCGGCGCAGCCGACCTGTCGAACGCGACGCTCGTCTATACGTCGGACCACGGCCAGGACCTGCACGAGCGCGGCAATGCCGGCCTCGACACCCATTGCGGCGCGAGGCCTGTGCCGGAGGAAGGGTTGGTGCCGCTCGTCGTCATCGAGGGCGCGGCCCTGGAGACGCTCGACTGGCAGGCGAACTTTGCCGCCAACCGGAACCATGTCAGCCACTACCAGATCTTCCCGACCCTGCTGGCGCTGATGGGTTACAAGCCGGCCGACGTCGCGGCGATCTATGGCGAATCGCTGATCCCGCGCTCGGACGATCCGTTCACGTTCAACATTCTCTTCAATGCGCGGCTGGGGCGGGAGCCGGTCTGGCAGCCGATCGACCTCGGCCGAATCGCGCTGCCGCCGGCCGGCGATTCACGCAGCTTCGCCAGGAACGCCAGTCTCAATCCTTCGGCAGCGGCTTTGGCCGGTGATTCTCATCGAGCGCGACGAAGGTGA
- a CDS encoding acyl-CoA thioesterase translates to MTNDKREPILRVVPRPGDINANGHIFGGWVLSQMDIAAGIVASNRADGPVATVAIEAMEFIAPILLHDVISVYAEIEREGRTSMGIRIEVLATRDRGEREVKVTEALFTFVALDENHRPKPLPKD, encoded by the coding sequence ATGACCAACGATAAGCGTGAACCGATCCTGCGCGTCGTGCCCCGGCCCGGCGACATCAACGCCAACGGCCATATCTTCGGCGGCTGGGTCCTCTCCCAGATGGACATCGCCGCCGGCATCGTCGCCTCCAACCGGGCGGATGGGCCGGTCGCGACGGTGGCGATCGAGGCGATGGAGTTCATCGCGCCGATCCTCCTCCACGACGTCATTTCCGTCTATGCGGAGATCGAGCGGGAGGGCCGCACGTCGATGGGCATCCGCATCGAGGTGCTCGCCACGCGCGACCGCGGCGAGCGGGAGGTGAAGGTGACGGAGGCGCTCTTCACCTTCGTCGCGCTCGATGAGAATCACCGGCCAAAGCCGCTGCCGAAGGATTGA
- a CDS encoding CBS domain-containing protein, protein MTVAAILGSKGATVYSIECDRTVREAVDMLAEYRIGALPVLRGGKVAGVFSERDVIYCLKSDGAAVLDWPVERVMTAPAITVTTDVTVLTALSQITRRRIRHLPVVEGDRLIGIVSIGDLVKYRMDRFENEAEAMRNYIQSV, encoded by the coding sequence ATGACAGTCGCAGCGATTCTCGGAAGCAAGGGCGCCACCGTCTACAGCATCGAGTGCGACCGCACCGTCCGCGAGGCCGTCGACATGCTGGCCGAATATCGGATCGGCGCGCTCCCCGTGCTGCGCGGCGGCAAGGTCGCCGGGGTCTTTTCCGAGCGCGACGTCATCTACTGCCTCAAAAGCGATGGCGCCGCCGTGCTCGACTGGCCGGTGGAGCGGGTCATGACCGCCCCCGCGATCACGGTCACCACCGATGTCACGGTCCTGACGGCGCTGTCGCAGATCACGCGGCGCCGGATTCGCCATCTGCCGGTGGTGGAGGGCGATCGGCTGATCGGCATCGTCTCGATCGGCGACCTCGTCAAATATCGGATGGATCGATTCGAGAACGAGGCCGAGGCGATGCGCAACTATATCCAGAGCGTTTAG